A part of Neodiprion pinetum isolate iyNeoPine1 chromosome 4, iyNeoPine1.2, whole genome shotgun sequence genomic DNA contains:
- the LOC124216881 gene encoding uncharacterized protein: MTRHMYQNRYEDTTGFFIHRMHVESINVPPFKKLQEDPMWVYLDFHWSFSHSPDIVKSGKRRKQNIPERKKPSWNYYAIEVPNLIYSVWGTLGCYDPRFGQRAGKNQAGINVAILAMQFLCHPSRWGPAILDSAVICGDCYYTESLRSAVRRGCRHPNRFNLQSTFKVFPHIWTIEFRENMCGTLYGGQGRLTLAATLKLAFEEAPNVIIECNKAIFSILTADDGYYVADSRWTGPPLFNRNHGAIYVLRCRNMNSLIYALTKMLNTNQRLEFHITPVVLTFTQETCRLGGEKTSSKTQKQILLDPVCYSPTRAGGLASQIAGAITVADEDTYFKYRRNLIKGQKHATELENPPIELPDPKFAEVIMNNTLVSTMWHLNVGHPMPQKHSKKPCDERNRIHGPPVPVRTEYLTSTPRDVHRGYPRLVDFAENVTRQPIDGTSEQFELGNDSTPLVELDTVIPPLCAGAPSFITDTSRIEFAKTLKEMADDYYKSYKHRIAVESEAEQVSEKEDKEQEKPKTKLNQDEVDGEAGADTATEDVKQEPSKSEGQT; this comes from the coding sequence ATGACTCGCCATATGTATCAAAATAGGTACGAAGACACAACTGGATTCTTCATTCATCGAATGCACGTGGAATCAATCAATGTACCTCCATTCAAAAAACTTCAAGAAGATCCGATGTGGGTATACTTAGACTTTCACTGGAGTTTTAGTCATTCACCAGACATCGTGAAGTCGGGAAAGAGAAGAAAGCAAAATATACCTGAGCGAAAAAAGCCGTCCTGGAATTACTACGCAATCGAAGTACCAAATCTCATATATTCTGTGTGGGGAACATTAGGGTGCTACGATCCAAGGTTTGGTCAGAGAGCAGGGAAGAATCAAGCTGGAATAAACGTCGCCATTCTTGCGATGCAATTTTTGTGTCATCCCTCAAGATGGGGTCCCGCTATATTAGATTCGGCCGTTATTTGCGGAGACTGTTACTACACGGAGAGTTTAAGGAGTGCGGTGCGCAGAGGCTGCAGGCATCCGAATAGATTTAACTTGCAGTCAACTTTCAAGGTGTTTCCACATATCTGGACGATTGAGTTCAGAGAAAATATGTGCGGAACCTTGTACGGGGGACAAGGAAGACTGACTCTTGCCGCCACATTGAAATTGGCGTTTGAAGAGGCGCCAAATGTCATTATCGAATGCAACAAGGCCATATTTTCAATCTTGACTGCCGATGATGGTTACTACGTGGCAGATTCACGTTGGACTGGACCTCCACTTTTTAACAGAAACCACGGAGCCATCTATGTGTTACGATGTCGAAATATGAACTCTCTCATCTACGCACTGACCAAGATGTTGAACACCAACCAGCGACTGGAATTTCACATAACTCCAGTAGTCCTGACGTTTACTCAAGAAACTTGCAGACTTGGTGGTGAAAAGACTTCAAGCAAGACTCAAAAGCAGATTCTGCTCGATCCCGTTTGTTACTCTCCAACTCGCGCTGGTGGCCTAGCATCTCAGATAGCTGGAGCGATAACCGTTGCTGACGAAGATACGTACTTCAAGTACCGCAGGAATCTTATCAAGGGTCAGAAGCACGCCACTGAACTTGAAAATCCACCGATAGAACTACCGGACCCCAAATTTGCTGAAGTGATCATGAATAATACGTTGGTCAGCACCATGTGGCATCTAAATGTGGGTCACCCAATGCCCCAAAAACACTCGAAGAAGCCGTGTGATGAACGTAATAGAATTCACGGACCCCCGGTACCTGTCAGAACTGAATACCTAACGTCTACACCGCGCGATGTTCATCGTGGTTATCCCAGGCTAGTGGACTTTGCCGAGAATGTCACCAGGCAGCCGATTGATGGGACTTCGGAACAGTTTGAACTTGGCAATGATTCTACTCCTCTCGTTGAACTGGATACTGTTATTCCACCGCTCTGTGCCGGGGCGCCTAGCTTTATCACAGACACATCTAGAATAGAATTTGCGAAAACGCTGAAAGAGATGGCTGATGACTATTACAAAAGTTACAAACACAGAATAGCAGTCGAATCTGAGGCAGAACAGGTGTCAGAGAAAGAGGATAAGGAACAAgagaaaccaaaaacaaaactgAATCAGGATGAAGTAGACGGTGAAGCAGGTGCAGATACGGCAACTGAGGACGTGAAACAAGAGCCCTCAAAATCAGAGGGTCAAACTTGA